Sequence from the Zeugodacus cucurbitae isolate PBARC_wt_2022May chromosome 5, idZeuCucr1.2, whole genome shotgun sequence genome:
ttgtataataaatttgtttaagtgaaattttagtacggcaacaatgaaattgctgtttgatacaTATGTCACTGCCGTCTTCAAAGTGTCCAATATGCTGGCTTTAAAGAGACATTTGTAGTCGACCGTTGCTACCTCGTGTTGTGTCGTCATCTATGTGTTCAAAGCATTAAGGTGCAGAAAACTGGGCGGCGTCTATATCTGATGAGATGGCACTcagacattgacatagttcagcaaacAAAAATAGAACTGCTAGACTGGTTAGATCCTGGTATCGCTGTGTATCCTAAGTTAGCGCCAAATTGCGAAACGAATGGCACGCTATACACGCATCCATCAAATCACTAATCAGTGAAAGTTGTTGAAATTCTTTAATCGACTATACTTGTAAACGGCTACTCGTtctaaaatgatatttttagaaatattaaaattttacatgggtatacaataatatatgtatgtatataatttgtgGAAACCATAACGTACATGTTGTGACGGTTCttgttttcgattattttttgtttcccaAGCATTCTTAACTTTGAAACAGTTCTTGGTATAGATTATGAACATTACTCTTGTTCATGCAAAATATGAACATTAATTTAGATTgtattttatggaaaaattactCGGGTGCTAAccgcaaaaacacaaaaatgcgGGCGATAAACTAACTGGACGTACCACTTTAGTATTTCTAACTCTTAGTAAATGTGGTCGTAATACTTTGTTTTAGCCTCGCAATGTAGTCATCGATTAAGGGAAGTGGTTTAAacagaaaattgaattttttggtaATACATATCGAGCAAACCCACAAAAATACGAACGATAAAAAGTAGCGTCTGGTTGAAGCAAGACGTGACGTACAGGGTGATCGTGAGCTCTCGAACAcaattttatagttttagttGAAAGTTTAGCTTGCTGTGAAACAACCAAACTCTCCTTACTACACTGtacttaaaaattgtaaaacaagTGGTCAATTGAACTACTTGAGATATGTTCATCTTGTGTTACTTCTAACTATTTATTATCCAATGAAAAGCCATGTCTATTGGAACCCTAATTGCCGAAATTGTTTGGAAAAAAGGGAAGTGGCATCACTTTGCTACTTTCGTTTGGAATGTGCAGCATACGGTTGAAAGGTCTGGGATTCTGTAAATCTATATCTACTCAGAACTGTCCAACTTTTTTCAGAACCGTTTAAGAATTTTTACATACTCTTATTTGTGCGAAGGCAGATTCTACTGTGTGTGTGGTTATATGTACCCTATCGTCATGTTTAAAACACCCTGTAATATTTACTGAATTAATCATCTGTGGTTTCACAGCAGTAccaaaagttatataaattttctgTGCGTGCAGCTTATATCCAATAATTACGTTCACTTCCCAATTGAAATCATAACTGAAAAGTAttctttcagattttataataaGAAGCAAAAGgaagtattatttaataaaaaataacggtgATAACACTGTAGAACTTTCAGTGCAAAAATGAACTCGTTAAATTGCCGCACACACCACTGTATCGCCTGCCTTTTCAAACAACTTGCGCTCATCATAATATTCAACTCGCTGTCACAGTCATATCTACCGCCAACAACAAGTACATCAccacaaattgcaacaacaataacgccaACTGTGAGCGCACAGCAACTGGACACTTCCGCTTGCAACGACGCGCGCTGTGAATGCACCGGTTCTATGGTACAATGTTTCATAAATGGTGTTTTTATAGATATCTACAGCTACGCGGCAGTGACAGATTACACGAGGATCAATATAAGATGCGAGGAGAATACAACCGTTCAGGAAATAGAGGAAGCGCAGTTCCCTTACCGCTTAGGGGTTAATGAGGCATATTTTGAATTAGAGGATTGCGCGATATTGCCGGAAATATTGAGGCGCGCAAATATAAACTACGGAGGTTTTATCAGATTCGACGGCGCTTTACCTGTGCCTGTGAGCTTTTTACAGAAGGCGGTTGGCTTGCAACAGTTGCAGGTTCGTTTGATAGTTAAAAGCAACGCATTGGACTTATTGCCctcaacattttttcacaaCCAAAGCGCATTGAAAGAGCTCCAGTTATTCTTGTATTGTGAGCCTTATGAGATAACACTACCATCGCAAATATTCCATACGCTCTACGGGCTGGAGGTGCTTTTAGTGAGCGTTAATAACGATTACAATCCAAAATATAAAACGGTGCTGAATAATATGACAGCGGAACATTTTCGTGATACATCGAAATTGCGTAAATTAGACTTGAGAGGTAATTACATGCAAACATTACCAAGTGAACTATTTGTCACGCTAACCGAGTTAAACGAATTGACTTTATCAAGGAATGATTTGGCGGCGCTGCCAAGGGGTTTACTGCACGCGCAAAGTACACTGATCCTTCTAGATCTTTCTGAAAATCTGTTGCAGGCGCTACCACCTGGCATCTTTGATACGACTCCACTTTTATGGAAGCTTGATTTGAGAGAAAATCAATTTAGTGTTCCTACAAATATTATTGCTGCTGTCCAACCATTGCGATATCTCTACAGACTATTTTTGAGTGACAATTACTTTACGCACATTACGGGGGTTGGCGAGTTTGAAAATTATACATTACTCTCGCGTCAGCAAATTAGAGAAATTAGTGCTGCGCCGGCTTATTTTCAACGCTATTTGGAGCCGCTGTCGAGTGAATGGGAACCGTATAATATGACTTTAATCGATCTAAGTTATAATCGCATTGAAGCATTTCATTTAAGTGAGATCAGTGCTGCTGGCGTAAGATGTCCATATGAGCTCTATTTCAGCAATAATCAAATAAAGCATATATACGCATTAAATCATTTACCGCAAAATGTTGGGATGTGTAcgcgtaaaatattattaaagcaCAATCCTCTACAGTGCGATTGCACCATAACTTGGATCTACAGCACAGAAATCTTTATGGATGCTTATAAGAGGTGTGCCAGACGCGACGGCCAAActcttaaatatttgtatgaaaatggcGCTATTTGTGCCTGGAGGCCCAGGTTTTGTCCAACCGCCTGCGATTGTCATTATGACTCGCAAACGCTGCACATCAACTGTACACGCGCAAATTTGGAGAGCCTTACGGAGCTGCCGCGCCCAGAGCAGGTTTCTTTGACACACAGTACGCTTGATATTTCGCACAATCTCTTTTTCGAATTACCTCCGAATGTGACCTTCGGTTATGCCAATGTAACGCGCTTGTATGCGGCACACAATCGCCTGAAGGATGTACAAAGTGCGCACTTGCCGCCGCAATTGGAAATGCTTGATGTGCGCAACAATAGTTTAGAGCGCTTGAGCGACAGTTTCATACAATACTTTCTCAATGAGAGCGCCACTTTGCAGCAACTATATCTCTCTGAGAATCCATGGCATTGCGACTGTGGCGCTGAGCAGACGCTGAACGCCGTGCGTACGCATCGTAAGCGCATATCCGATGTGGCGCTCTTGGCTTGTGCTAATCTAGAGAATACCAGCTTGCTGCAAGCGCGCTACGaagatgtatgtgtgtctgaATCAATGCGCTTGGCGTGGCTACTTTTCAGCATATCACTGGTAATCATTGTGTTCATTAGCCTATTGGcgctttattataaatataatttggagATTCATGTGTGGCTGTACGCACACGGAATATTTCTCTGTTGTACAAGCGAACATGAACTGGACAAGGACAAAACATTCGATGCATTCATATCGTATGCCCATCAGGACGCACGTTTTGTAAATGACATTCTATTGCCTGGTCTCGAGCAGGGTGAGCCACAATTTAGCGTGTGCACGCATGAGCGCAATTGGCTGGCGGGCGCTTACATACCTGAACAAATTATTGAGTCAGTCGCTCAATCACGTCGTACGATTATTGTCCTCTCACAAGACTTCATCGAGTCGGATTGGGCGCGCATGGAATTTCGTACGGCGCATCAGTGCGCCTTAAATGAGCGACGTTCGCGCATAATTCTATTAAAGTACGGTGAGCTTACCGACTTGACGAAGCTCGATAAGGAGTTACGCGCCTATTTGACTATGAACACCTATTTGGAGTGGGTAGATCATCCATGGTTTTGGAATAAGCTGCGTTATGCAATGCCACATCGCAAGGGAGAGGTGCGCAGCGCTGGTATGCTTGAGTTGAATAATCATCGGAGAGTGTATGTAATTGGCGAGGTGGAACGGAATACGTTGCGCGAACGAGATGAATAGTATTTGTTGCAATATAGTTCATATCAATGCcataaaaattgtgtaaaagcatgctatcattttattattttaatatataatttatagttaatatattcaataaatgtttgaatatttatattctcgcacgattgtttttaatttctacaactaaacgagttagttgtctttactggcgtagacaccgcttacacgATCATAGCCTAGttaacaacagcgcgccatttggTGATACCAAGCTCTCCAGGAgttcatcgaacactttcaaagctgcacTTGTTGGcaaacacctgttggcaagaatgattctaTGTTGGATTTCGAGACTgacattttttgtgttgttaaaGCAAGTAGCGGatttatctacgacttcaaagttatgactgactGTCAACAGTTACGAGTGCGCtaaatgtttgtttgatgatagaagatattttgtcttgtcctcattcactacCAGACAActacgtcaacttacacagttgtattagctttgcggggataccaaattctgacatcgcggcataaaggcagctccttttcgatTAGTaagtgtcgatcctcttttcacgggtcttatTCAAgattgcggtcgatcgcaacgttgtgAGGCAGTCtgctttctctccactgcgaaacgacaattctcatcgcaATAAGTTTGTGATGCcgcacagctcccttatatcgagatgctgataaATGCTCTCAGAGAggaggagtgcaagtcgagtagaaaatctttACCCACCATAGCGTTAAAATCGTCAagaacgattttgacatcgtggcggaggCAGCGCTCAAGTGTGCGATCTATGCGCTCATAGAAGTTATcgttggtcacatcgtccttctcttctgtTGGggtgtgggcgcaaatcagcgatgtGTTGAAGAACTCCGATTTGATGccgattgtggctagacgttcatccccCCAGAGTGACTGTCAGGACTCGGCgactgtagtagatgtcatcAGCCAACTCAGCAGAGACACCTTCCCAATtcccggaagtcgtgagctgcttgagttatATGAAAATGAATCGTTCATGGACACTTCCAATTTAATGGCGGCTTTTCCTCACTTGCGGtaacatatgaccccatcctccTAAGAGTCCATTATTCCTATTATTTTGTGTATTGACCCAGAAATAAATTCTTGACCAGCATATTACCACCACCGTATTTTGTAGTTGCTATAATATTATTGattgaaaaaactttttaaactgctcattgataaaataattttccatttcTAGTCCGTCcaattaatttaagtaaattaaaattaattttttttttaattttaaattgtttatgaaaTGATTGCCTATTTGGCCGGACGTATAGTGACCAACTGTACTGCAATGGATCGTCTGCCAATTGTCAAGGGGCATacttaaatttgttattatttgtttaataggAATTATTGGATTATTTGAAATGCGTTTTTTAGCCAAAAAAATATACTACCAAGaagtttttcgccattttcctACAGGAGATAGGTTTCTCATATTACCAGTTTGTTgatgtttgtcgatattttgttattggtggggatatattgataaatttttaacacGAATTTTGAACATATTACTTAATAATATATGACAAAAACCCTttttatttctgaaaacttTGTTTTAAGTAAAACAGTAATTTTTAGGGAccgtaaataatgattttcgtttttttttaagtaaaaatcacTTAGAATCGTCACACAAACAAAAGGATAACGCCATTGTAATCCTTTTTGGACGATTTATCCATTTCCaccatgatttttatactcttgcaacaaaagttgctaagagagtattgtagttttgttcacataacggttatttgtaacacctaaaacaaaaatagttagatatagagtcatatataccaaagtgttcagggtgacgagtagatttgaaatccggatgtctgtccgtccgtccgtccgtccgtctgtccgtgtgtGCAAGCTTTAACTTaggtaaaaattaagatttcttgacgaaacttggtacaaatattccttgggaccgtgagagggttgctttcgaaaatgggcaaattaggcccacaaaatggcacgcccaaaaacacataaagtgtcataactaagccataaatgaagttataaaagtaaaatttggaataaagggtcgcaccaggaaggggcatatttgggtgtaatttttttgcggaagtgggcatggccccgcccacaaatcggttatttataaataacgtaccccaccacacaccatgaaaatagttgaaatcggataataaccacgccctcctcctatacaaaggttaggttgaaaattactagaagtgggttaactcactaaggaaaaacgtcagaaacacaaaatttcacagaaataatagcagaaagaagcagcactcagattttcttacaaaatggaaaatgggcgtggcgttgcccacttatgggtcaaaaaccatatcacattcggtatataatattttcttgacaccctgataacacggacaaaaaatggacaaaatcggttcacaaccaccacTACTtaccttataactcaattttgaattccatctgattccttcactttatatgtagacataaggaaccaatgaagatttttatattttatgattttttacaaattactcaaaattaatcattaacggtgaagaaaatcataaaaatcaatatgtatataatcattatattgtgatttttataataaaacttataatgattacggtccctggtaattttaaataatgcaCTTGGAGGGTGCTTTAGTTTTGTCCGATACATACTGTATATCAAGTAAATCAATGTCTGTGTCGGGTTATGTCATCGATGAGGCCGATTCCGTTTGTGTTATTCCGAAAGTGTTATTTTGGGTTATAGTGTAAACGTTATAAATTCCATATATTGAGTTTATACAaagtaaatttacataaatgggtatatatgcatataggtGTGTGGGTTgacaatatttgttaattgtttgGTCTTTAATTAGTTATAGTTAGTGTATCGAAACTATGTATATGACCTGTGGGATAATTCCTTGTGTTGTGTAGTGTTTTACTTTGTTCCTCCTTGTTGATTGACGTTATCTGTGTTTTATTGTGGGTGCTCTTCTTTTTACACTTCTTTATTTACACTTTAATTCGTGCGGGTTTGAGTTTTGtggatttgatatttttctttaaactatgtgttttcgggtttttGTTAACTTCACTTTATTAGGCTTGTGTTGTTCACTCGTTCTTCTTTCTATGTTGTTGTGTATTCGACTCGTATAAGCTTCTTATGTTTCATGCTCTAGTGATCAGGGGACTTTTAGCACCCTCGATTTACTGGAGACTAAGGGCCATTGCTATATGATATGCTGAGAAGTATACTTCAATGGTTTCCTTTTGTCTTCTGAAGGGTTTACATTTTTCCATCCTTACTCATTTATATAGCCAGATGTCATCTTTCAGCCACACTAACAGTAACAGATGCTGATATATATCtcctactaaagttatatctaCCAAACTTACTCaaaggctgcactcaaattggtataactAAGTGATAATATACCTACTTAATATATTTCTGTGTCAAAGATCATATCGCAGGAACCAATCGATCAATTCCAGCTGAATTTGGTACAATTATATTTCCTGGATATTCTGATATTACGTTTAAAAATGATCACAATCCTGTTATCCTGTTTCCcgtataacacaattttgaattccatctgaatgttcacttttcattaaaaaactcAAACACCAGTGAACATATTAAAATACTGCATTTTTGTTCAGCgatgcaaacaaatttaaatgaacCTCGACTTCCTAtttgaagaacgaccaataagagctggtgtaccgcagggcagtgttttagggtcaactctatacataacatatacagcagaccttcgaacagctagtaatgttttgacatcaacttttgcggatgacacagctttagcgagccgaaacaaatgcccaattatagcattaagagtattagaagagcatttgatttttgtcgaagaatggctagccaactggcgtataaatgtaaatgaacaaaagtgcaagcatgttacattttccctaaggccaaaaacgtgcccggcagttaaaatgaattGATGATTAGTACCCCAAgtgactgaagtaacatatcttggtattcacttggatagaaggctcacgtagagaaaacacatatcgagcaaaataacctgcatggagaaaagagctgcaaatttaaattggcttctaaacaaaaattcaaaacttagcctagacaacaaagttctattatacaacgcggtcataaagccgatttggatgcacggcattcaactgtggtaccaatatcgatataattcagagattccaatcaaaaatactTATAACAATCACGTGCttaccatggtacatgcgtaataaaaatatccataaagatcttggtatcctcatggtaaagaaagaagtagagaacagcagaaataaatatttatccaaactccgagatcacccaaacccattggctaatgctctagtacattcttgtaattaatcacgtctaaaaagaagatatatgccagcacactgaagagcaacgtttcaccaaaataactcaatcacttggttgagcttgtcctGCTTTAATTagaataaagattttattataacttattgttaggcttcaaagagcagattcaataaataaagaaatattgaaaaaaaaaataaataaaaaaataacctcGAAGAAATaagaagttaaaaatattcaaaaatttattgaaaatatttttatacattgaatcttaaaatattaaatagatatgatgcttttggatatttttttaatattagattATTATCCCCAAGATTACTGCATTTACTATTCATCTCGTTCGCGCTACGTATTCCGCTCTACATCGCCAATTACATACACTCTCCGACGTTCATTCAACTCAAGCATACCGGCATTGCGCACCTCTCCCTTGCGATGTGGCATTGCATAACGCAACTTACTCCAAAACCATGGATGTTCTACCCACTCCAAGTAGGTGTTCATAGTTAAATAGGCGCGTAATTCCTTATCGAGCTTCGACAAGTCAGTAAGCTCACCATACCTTATTATAATTATGCGCGAGCGTCGTTCATTCAAGGAACACTGATGAGCGGTGCGGAATTCCATGCGCGCCCAATCCGATTCGATGAAGTCTTGTGAGAGAACAATAATCGTACGACGCGATTGAGCGACTGACTCAATTATTTGTTCGGGTATGTAAGCGCCCGCCAACCAATTGCGCTCATGCGTGCAGACACTAAATTGTGGCTCACCCTGCTCGAGACCAGGCAATAGAATGTCATTAACAAAACGTGCGTCCTGATGGGCATACGATATGAATGCATCGAATGTTTTGTCCTTGTCCAACTCATGTTCGCTTGTACAACAGAGAAATATACCGTGCGCATACAGCCACACATGGATctccaaattatatttataataaagcgCCAATAGGCTAATGAACACAATGATTACCAGTGATATGCTGAAAAGTAGCCACGCCAAGCGCATTGATtcagacacacatacatcttCGTAGCGCGCTTGCAGCAAGCTGATATTCTCTAGATTAGCACAAGCCAAGAGCGCCACATCGGATATGCGCTTACGATGCGTACGCACGGCGTTCAGCGTCTGCTCAGCGCCACAGTCGCAATGCCATGGATTCTCAGAGAGATATAGTTGCTGCAAAGTGACGCTCTCATTGAGAAAGTATTGTATAAAACTGTCGCTCAAGCGCTCTAAACTATTGTTGCGCACATCAAGCGCTTCCAAATGCGGCGGCAAGTGCGCGCTTTGTATATTCTTTAGGCGATTATGTGCCGCATACAAGCGCGTTACATTGGCATAACCGAAGGTCACATTCGGAGGTAATTCGAAAAAGAGATT
This genomic interval carries:
- the LOC105219156 gene encoding protein toll-like, with product MNSLNCRTHHCIACLFKQLALIIIFNSLSQSYLPPTTSTSPQIATTITPTVSAQQLDTSACNDARCECTGSMVQCFINGVFIDIYSYAAVTDYTRINIRCEENTTVQEIEEAQFPYRLGVNEAYFELEDCAILPEILRRANINYGGFIRFDGALPVPVSFLQKAVGLQQLQVRLIVKSNALDLLPSTFFHNQSALKELQLFLYCEPYEITLPSQIFHTLYGLEVLLVSVNNDYNPKYKTVLNNMTAEHFRDTSKLRKLDLRGNYMQTLPSELFVTLTELNELTLSRNDLAALPRGLLHAQSTLILLDLSENLLQALPPGIFDTTPLLWKLDLRENQFSVPTNIIAAVQPLRYLYRLFLSDNYFTHITGVGEFENYTLLSRQQIREISAAPAYFQRYLEPLSSEWEPYNMTLIDLSYNRIEAFHLSEISAAGVRCPYELYFSNNQIKHIYALNHLPQNVGMCTRKILLKHNPLQCDCTITWIYSTEIFMDAYKRCARRDGQTLKYLYENGAICAWRPRFCPTACDCHYDSQTLHINCTRANLESLTELPRPEQVSLTHSTLDISHNLFFELPPNVTFGYANVTRLYAAHNRLKDVQSAHLPPQLEMLDVRNNSLERLSDSFIQYFLNESATLQQLYLSENPWHCDCGAEQTLNAVRTHRKRISDVALLACANLENTSLLQARYEDVCVSESMRLAWLLFSISLVIIVFISLLALYYKYNLEIHVWLYAHGIFLCCTSEHELDKDKTFDAFISYAHQDARFVNDILLPGLEQGEPQFSVCTHERNWLAGAYIPEQIIESVAQSRRTIIVLSQDFIESDWARMEFRTAHQCALNERRSRIILLKYGELTDLTKLDKELRAYLTMNTYLEWVDHPWFWNKLRYAMPHRKGEVRSAGMLELNNHRRVYVIGEVERNTLRERDE